From a region of the Salarias fasciatus chromosome 6, fSalaFa1.1, whole genome shotgun sequence genome:
- the LOC115389942 gene encoding histone H2B 1/2-like, whose translation MPEPAKPAPKKGTKKAVNKTAGKPGRKKRRPRKESYAIYVYKVLKQVHPDTGISSKAMSIMNSFVNDIFERIASEASRLAHYNKRSTISSREIQTAVRLLLPGELAKHAVSEGTKAVTKYTSSK comes from the coding sequence ATGCCTGAACCAGCCAAACCCGCGCCCAAGAAGGGCACCAAGAAAGCCGTGAACAAGACCGCCGGCAAACCgggcaggaagaagaggaggcccaGGAAGGAGAGCTACGCCATCTACGTGTACAAGGTGCTGAAGCAGGTCCACCCCGACACCGGCATCTCGTCCAAGGCCATGAGCATCATGAACTCGTTCGTCAACGACATCTTCGAGCGCATCGCCTCGGAGGCGTCTCGCCTGGCTCACTACAACAAGCgctccaccatctcctccaGGGAGATCCAGACCGCAGTGCGCCTCCTGCTGCCCGGCGAGCTGGCCAAGCACGCCGTGTCCGAGGGCACCAAGGCCGTCACCAAGTACACCAGCTCCAAGTAa
- the LOC115389922 gene encoding histone H3 — MARTKQTARKSTGGKAPRKQLATKAARKSAPATGGVKKPHRYRPGTVALREIRRYQKSTELLIRKLPFQRLVREIAQDFKTDLRFQSSAVMALQEASEAYLVGLFEDTNLCAIHAKRVTIMPKDIQLARRIRGERA; from the coding sequence ATGGCTCGTACCAAGCAGACCGCGCGTAAATCCACCGGAGGCAAAGCTCCCAGGAAGCAGCTGGCCACCAAGGCCGCCCGCAAGAGCGCCCCGGCCACCGGCGGAGTGAAGAAGCCTCACCGCTACAGGCCCGGCACCGTGGCTCTGCGGGAGATCCGTCGCTACCAGAAGTCCACCGAGCTGCTCATCCGCAAGCTGCCCTTCCAGCGCCTGGTGCGAGAGATCGCTCAGGACTTCAAGACCGACCTGCGCTTCCAGAGCTCGGCCGTCATGGCCCTGCAGGAGGCCAGCGAGGCTTACCTGGTGGGCCTGTTCGAGGACACCAACCTGTGCGCCATCCACGCCAAGAGGGTCACCATCATGCCCAAAGACATCCAGCTGGCCCGCCGCATCCGCGGAGAGAGAGCTTAA
- the LOC115389918 gene encoding histone H1-like has protein sequence MAEEAPAVAPASPAASPAKPKAAPKKAVPKRARTNPSVSELIVKAVAASNARNGVSLAGVKKHLVTGGYDVDKNNARVKTAVKGLVARGTLVQTSGTGASGSFKLSKEAEPKAKKSAKKAAPKTKKLAAAKKSKEVAAKKPAAAKQPKKAGAKKATAAKKPLAKVSKPAAAKKAPNNPKKVAAKPATAKKPAGTKASKPAVKKTTAKKK, from the coding sequence ATGGCAGAAGAAGCTCCAGCCGTCGCCCCTGCCTCTCCGGCCGCCTCTCCGGCAAAGCCCAAGGCCGCCCCGAAGAAGGCCGTCCCGAAGAGGGCCCGGACCAACCCCAGCGTGAGCGAGCTCATCGTTAAAGCTGTGGCCGCTTCCAATGCGCGGAACGGCGTGTCGCTGGCCGGTGTCAAGAAGCACCTGGTTACCGGAGGCTACGATGTGGACAAGAACAATGCCCGCGTCAAGACCGCCGTCAAGGGCCTGGTGGCCAGGGGGACCCTGGTCCAGACTTCGGGCACCGGGGCCTCCGGCTCCTTCAAGCTGAGTAAGGAGGCCGAGCCCAAGGCTAAGAAGTCCGCCAAGAAAGCGGCTCCCAAAACCAAGAAGCTCGCAGCGGCTAAAAAGTCTAAAGAAGTCGCAGCCAAGAAACCCGCAGCGGCAAAACAGCCCAAAAAAGCAGGGGCCAAGAAGGCAACAGCTGCGAAGAAGCCTCTAGCGAAGGTCAGTAAACCTGCAGCGGCTAAGAAGGCTCCGAATAACCCAAAGAAGGTGGCTGCAAAGCCCGCCACAGCCAAGAAGCCCGCTGGAACAAAAGCTTCAAAACCCGCAGTGAAGAAGACAACAGCCAAGAAGAAGTGA